TTCGGGCTGTACCTCCGAGTGTTCGCCTTAGGGCTCCCACCGACGGTCGCGATGTTCGCGGTCGCGCGGGTACTGCGAGCGACCGAGGAGGTGACCGCGTTGAACCTCCTCCAGCGAGTCGCGTTCCCCCTCGCGCAGGTGGCCGTCGGCGTGGTCGGTGCGCTCGTCCTCGGCGACCTCGCGGGCGTCGCCGTCGGCGTCCCGCTGGCGATGGGGGCCGTCGCGGTCGGCGGCGCGGCGTGGCTCGCCCGCTCGCGAGGGTTCCGCCCTCGACTGCGCGTCCCCGACGGCGCGGCGATCCGGCAGCGCTACGTCGACTACACGTTCCCGCTGTTCCTCAGCGGCTTCGCGACGACGACCCAGCGACTCGGCTTCTACCCGCTCATCGCGGTGTTCCTCTCGGGGACCGCCGGCGGCGTCTTCGCCGTCGGCGTGCTCGTCGGGAGCCTCGTGCGCCTGCCGCTGATGGCGATCAACCAGTTCGTCCCGCCGGTCGCCGCCGCGCTCAACGACGAGGGGCACGGCGAGGCGCTCGCTCGCCTGTACCACGTCACGAGTCGGATCGTCCTCGTCGGCGTGCTCGCCCTCTCTGTCCCGGTGGTCGTGTACCGCGAGTCGGTGATGGCCCTGTTCGGGCCGACGTTCGTCGCGTACGCCCCGTTGCTCCCGGGGTTCGTCTTCGCGCAGGTGCTCGCATGTGCCGCCGGGAGCGTCGGCATCCTCCTGCGGATGACCGACCACCAGCGCGCGCTCCTCGTCGTCAACACCGCCATCACGCTGTTTCTCGCGGTCACGGCGATTCCGCTGACGGTCGAGTTCGGCCTCGCCGGATTGGTGGTCGCCTACCTCCTCATGCTCGGTGTGAACAACGGCCTGGAGGTTGCGGTGCTGTACCGCGTCGAGGGGCTCCAGCCGTTCACCCGCGCACACCTGAAGCCGCTGGGCGCGGCGCTCCCGTTCGTGGCCGTCGCGCTGGCGGCGCGGGCCGCACTCCCCGGCGCCCTCGGTGCGGTCGTCGGCACGCTCGGCGGCCTCGCGGTGTACGCCGGCGTGTTGCGGGTGCTGGGGTTCTCGCCCGCCGAGCGCCGACTGCTGGCGACGCTCGTCGAGCGATACGCCGCGGCGGTCACCCGTCTCCGCCGGTGGGTCGGCGAGGCCGTTTGAGGGGTCGCCCACGTTCGACCCAGTCGCTCGCCGACCCACCGCGCACCGTTCAACTGCGTCCAACTCGTGTCACGCTGTCGTCGGTAGCTACAGGAACCCCCCGGACACACGCCCTGTATGGCCGACGCAGACCCCGACGCCGACGAGGCGATGCCCGCCGGACCGGACCGAGCCGACCCGCCGTTCGAGGGCCCCGACCTCTCCGGGTCGACGGCGTTCGTCACCGGCACCACCCGCGGCATCGGCAAGCGCATCGCGCTGACGCTCGCCGAGCACGGCTGTAACATCGTCTCGACGGGCAAGACCGCCGAACCCGGCGGCGACCTCCCCGGAACGATCCACAAGACCGCAGAGCAGTGTGAGGCCCGAGGCGTCGACGCGCACGCCATCCAACTGAACGTGCGCGACGAGGACGCCGTCGAGGCCGCCGTCGAGGAGGCCATCGACGAGTTCGGCACGATAGACATCGTGATCAACAACGCCAGCGCGATCCAGTTGGCGAACGTCGCGGACCTCCCCGCGAACCGCTTCGACCTGCTGACGGACGTGAACGTGCGCGGCACCTACCTCGTCTCGCGGGCGTTCATCCCGCACCTCCGCGAGCAAGAGGGCGGGTGGATCCTCACGAACGCGCCGCCGATCACGATCGACCGCGCCCCCGGCAAGGCTCCCTACGCGTGGTCGAAACTCGGGATGTCGTTCGTCACGCTGTCGCTGGCACAGGAACTCGCCAGCGACGACATCGGCTGTAACACGTTCTGGCCGGTGACCGCCGTCGACACCCGCGCGACGCGCTACTTCGGCCTCGGAACCGAGGACGACTGGCGCACCCCGCACGTGCTGGCCGACGCCGTGCTCTCCATCCTCGACAACGACCCCGCGGAGTACACCGGCCACGCCGCCTACGACGAGGACCTCCTCCGGGCGGCCGGTGCGAGCGCCGCCGACCTCTCGGCGTACAACTGCACCGAGGGTGACCCCGCACCCACCTCAGCGCAGATGTTCGACCCCGAGTACGTCCGCGAGTAAGCCGAGTCGACCCACCTCACGCGTTCGGTTCCGGCGCCGCCGGAACTGCCACCGAGCACTTCCGACTGGCGCGACGACTCGATTGCGTGCGCCTCTCCACCATCGTGTTGCTGGTCGGTCTCGGACTGTTCGTGCTCCCGCTCCCGGGAACGTTCATCCTCGGCGGACTGACGCTGTTGGTCGGCGGAGGCCTGCGCTTCCTGGGGGAGTGAGCCGCCTCCTCGCGGTTCGGGGACCGCGCCTCAGGTGACGCCGCCGCCGCGCGGGTCGTACTCCAAGTGGGCGTCCGACTCGACGACCTCGCGGATCGTCTCGACGACGCGGAACACGTCCTCGAAGCGAGTGTACATCGGCGCCGGACAGACGCGGACGACGTTCGGCGGGCGGAAGTCGACGATCACGCCACGGTCGCGTAGCGCCTCGCTCACCCGGTACCCCTCCGGGTGTTCGATCGCGACGTGACCGCCGCGACGGGCGTGCTCGCGCGGCGTCCCCACCGAGAACGCGTCGCCGAGGCGTTCGTCCACCAACGCGATCAGGTAGTCGGTGAGTGCCAGCGACTTCTCGCGCACGCGGTCGATACCAGCCTCGCGGATCAACTCGGTCGCACCCTCAATGGGCGCCGACGACAGCATCGGCACGGTTCCGATCTGCCAGGCGCCGGCGGTGCCGGCGTGGTCGTACGTGTGGCGCATCTCGAACTGCGTCGTCTTGTCGTTGCCCCACCACCCGGCCAGCGCGGGCGTGGCGTCGTGGTGTCGCTCGTGGACGTACAGCCCCGCGGTCGCGCCGGGGCCGCCGTTGAGGTACTTGTACGAGCACCACACAGCGAAGTCCGCCCCCTCGTCGTCGGCGCCGGCGTCGCCGAGCGCGTGCGGCACCGCGCCGACCGAGTGGGCGCAGTCGAACCCCGCGAGCGCGCCGTGTTCGTGGGCGGCGGCGGTGATCCGGTCGATGTCGAGGAGTTGGCCCGAGCGGTACAGCACCGAGGGCATGAACACGATGCCCACGTCGTCGCGTTCCGCCAGCGTCGCCTCGATGTCCGCCTCGTCGACGGTGCGCCCGTCGCGCGACTCGACGGCGACCAACTGCTCGTCGGGGTCGATCCCGCGCTGGCGGAACTGCGCGCGGATCGCGTAGTGGTCGGTCGGGAAGTCGAGGTCGTTCACGAGCACCGCGGGCGGGTCGGCGCTCGGGTCGGGGCCGGCGGGCGTCCCGGGGAGCGTGTCGAGGAACGTTCCGATCAGCGTGTGGATGTTGACGGTCGTGGAGTTGGCGACGACGACTTCGTCGCCGTCGGCGCCGACCAGCGGCGCGAGCAGGTCGCCGAGGTGTTCGCCGTAGTGGAACCAGTCGGGGTCGGCCGCCTCCCACCCGCGGATGGCGAGTTCTTTCCACTCGTCGGTGACGCGCTCCAACGTCGCGACCGCCGTGTCGGGCGCCAGGCCGAGCGAGTTCCCGTCCATGTAGCGCTCGCCGTCGGGCACCGCGAAGTGGTCGCGGTAGGCGGCCAGCGGGTCCGCGTCGTCGCGCTCGCGCGCGTCGGCGAGGGAGTACCTCGCGGTGTCCGTGTCGCTCATGGCTCCGACTACGGGGCGCGACAGTTAGCGTTGGCGTCGTCGGACGATGCTCACGGGGCGAGGGCTCCGGTGGTCGGCGGAATCGGACCGGTAGCCGACCGACAGTGTCGGTGACCGCGAACGGCGCGAAGTGGACGTGACACGCCACGAATAACAATGCGGACAGTCGCGCGGAGGTGGGGTATGAGCGACGAGTCCGTACCCGTGACGCGGCGAGGGGCGACCGCCCTGATCGTCGGGATGGCGCTGGCCGGCTGTGCCAGCGGGTCGCCCACGAACCGACCGACGGCAGCCCTCCAAGAGGAGGCGGACGGCGAGACCGTCCGCGGGTACGTCGGGTCGTACCACTGGGGCTTCTTCCTACTCGACGGCGACGGCGCCGAGGTCGACCGACTGACGCTCGCTCCGGGGGACGAACTCCGGCTCACGCTGTTCAACGTGGAGGCAGAGGCCGCGGTCGAGGCGCTCCCGAGCGGGGTCCGCGACGGCATTCCCGACGAGGAG
The DNA window shown above is from Halobaculum marinum and carries:
- a CDS encoding lipopolysaccharide biosynthesis protein, which gives rise to MAPGEDTGDRDDDEAAPRGRFAEAASPDERLATALERVAHGAVVSTPSILAQRGLTLAFTALLTNTFAAGPYGLFALARRLQRFLRRLALGFGGGLSRFLPTTETDAERDAIATFAVALVVGVSVLFGALLYLAAPAVVTMTGEEPRFGLYLRVFALGLPPTVAMFAVARVLRATEEVTALNLLQRVAFPLAQVAVGVVGALVLGDLAGVAVGVPLAMGAVAVGGAAWLARSRGFRPRLRVPDGAAIRQRYVDYTFPLFLSGFATTTQRLGFYPLIAVFLSGTAGGVFAVGVLVGSLVRLPLMAINQFVPPVAAALNDEGHGEALARLYHVTSRIVLVGVLALSVPVVVYRESVMALFGPTFVAYAPLLPGFVFAQVLACAAGSVGILLRMTDHQRALLVVNTAITLFLAVTAIPLTVEFGLAGLVVAYLLMLGVNNGLEVAVLYRVEGLQPFTRAHLKPLGAALPFVAVALAARAALPGALGAVVGTLGGLAVYAGVLRVLGFSPAERRLLATLVERYAAAVTRLRRWVGEAV
- a CDS encoding SDR family oxidoreductase, with the protein product MPAGPDRADPPFEGPDLSGSTAFVTGTTRGIGKRIALTLAEHGCNIVSTGKTAEPGGDLPGTIHKTAEQCEARGVDAHAIQLNVRDEDAVEAAVEEAIDEFGTIDIVINNASAIQLANVADLPANRFDLLTDVNVRGTYLVSRAFIPHLREQEGGWILTNAPPITIDRAPGKAPYAWSKLGMSFVTLSLAQELASDDIGCNTFWPVTAVDTRATRYFGLGTEDDWRTPHVLADAVLSILDNDPAEYTGHAAYDEDLLRAAGASAADLSAYNCTEGDPAPTSAQMFDPEYVRE
- the kynU gene encoding kynureninase: MSDTDTARYSLADARERDDADPLAAYRDHFAVPDGERYMDGNSLGLAPDTAVATLERVTDEWKELAIRGWEAADPDWFHYGEHLGDLLAPLVGADGDEVVVANSTTVNIHTLIGTFLDTLPGTPAGPDPSADPPAVLVNDLDFPTDHYAIRAQFRQRGIDPDEQLVAVESRDGRTVDEADIEATLAERDDVGIVFMPSVLYRSGQLLDIDRITAAAHEHGALAGFDCAHSVGAVPHALGDAGADDEGADFAVWCSYKYLNGGPGATAGLYVHERHHDATPALAGWWGNDKTTQFEMRHTYDHAGTAGAWQIGTVPMLSSAPIEGATELIREAGIDRVREKSLALTDYLIALVDERLGDAFSVGTPREHARRGGHVAIEHPEGYRVSEALRDRGVIVDFRPPNVVRVCPAPMYTRFEDVFRVVETIREVVESDAHLEYDPRGGGVT